A genome region from Halorussus pelagicus includes the following:
- a CDS encoding DUF5808 domain-containing protein produces MADKPSSGELFGMPYNFERPSIGRMLSSYWKPDEGMLVEKPFGIGYTLNLANWRSWIVLAVAGTLLWHERKGEQEQMTAEEGPVEVVVDDD; encoded by the coding sequence ATGGCAGACAAACCCAGCAGTGGCGAGCTATTCGGGATGCCGTACAACTTCGAACGACCGAGCATCGGGCGAATGCTCTCGTCGTACTGGAAACCCGACGAGGGCATGCTCGTCGAGAAACCATTCGGCATCGGCTACACGCTCAACCTCGCCAACTGGCGGTCGTGGATAGTGCTGGCGGTCGCGGGCACGCTCCTCTGGCACGAGCGCAAGGGCGAGCAAGAACAGATGACCGCCGAGGAAGGGCCGGTCGAAGTCGTCGTGGACGACGACTGA
- a CDS encoding enoyl-CoA hydratase/isomerase family protein, giving the protein MNSDTSAIRIRDRERVRVVTLDRPKRRNALTPDALDALGAAVSETDQPVVYLRGAGPAFCAGADLDVVADLDRAAAERFAERGQRVADAIEDAESAVVAGIDGAARGGGVELALAADLRVATPAATFAEPGVKLGLFGAWGGTVRLPRIVGEGEALDLALSGRTVNAEEARRMGLVSRVTDDPRAVADELAANDPETLGAVKVRMRDNSPPAEQERREAEVFGHLVERHADAIADRRES; this is encoded by the coding sequence GTGAACTCTGATACGTCCGCGATTCGAATCCGGGACCGCGAGCGAGTCCGTGTCGTGACCCTCGACCGGCCCAAGCGACGCAACGCGCTCACGCCCGACGCCCTCGACGCACTCGGAGCGGCCGTGAGCGAGACCGACCAGCCGGTCGTCTACCTCCGCGGTGCGGGTCCGGCGTTCTGCGCGGGCGCGGACCTCGACGTGGTGGCCGACCTCGATAGGGCGGCCGCCGAGCGATTCGCCGAGCGCGGCCAGCGCGTCGCCGACGCAATCGAGGACGCCGAGAGCGCGGTCGTCGCGGGCATCGACGGGGCGGCGCGGGGCGGCGGCGTCGAGTTGGCGCTCGCCGCGGACCTCCGGGTCGCCACGCCCGCGGCCACCTTCGCGGAACCGGGCGTGAAACTCGGCCTGTTCGGCGCGTGGGGCGGGACGGTTCGCCTGCCCCGAATCGTCGGCGAGGGCGAAGCGCTGGACCTCGCGCTCTCTGGCCGGACCGTCAACGCCGAGGAGGCCCGCCGGATGGGACTCGTCTCGCGCGTGACCGACGACCCGCGGGCGGTCGCCGACGAACTCGCCGCCAACGACCCCGAGACGCTCGGCGCGGTCAAAGTGCGGATGCGCGACAATTCGCCGCCCGCCGAGCAGGAGCGCCGCGAGGCCGAGGTCTTTGGCCACCTCGTGGAGCGCCACGCCGACGCCATCGCCGACCGACGGGAGTCGTGA
- a CDS encoding DUF7114 family protein: MEAAVRARKAGRQAVRDVSPDPLRERIGNLLDESAMVPGVLALASARAVEGAGPAPTDAGPVGIEERAAGVQLIYEGLRLTRALADDPPWERDQHHTESNIDILAADVMVARGFSLLARTEAADKAVETVQSFGHDETDGQQGRTVPARALETDVFELAVVAGTTAFGANPSDALVAYAGNLAESLDGDRPEAPDSVPEAVEQAVTDAPNPQRFGSADDPQPSATDP, from the coding sequence ATGGAAGCGGCCGTCCGGGCACGAAAAGCGGGACGACAGGCGGTGCGAGACGTGTCGCCCGACCCCCTCCGCGAACGAATTGGTAACTTACTTGACGAGTCAGCGATGGTGCCGGGGGTGCTGGCGCTCGCGTCTGCACGCGCAGTCGAGGGCGCAGGTCCGGCACCCACCGACGCCGGACCGGTCGGCATCGAAGAGCGCGCCGCTGGCGTCCAACTCATCTACGAGGGACTGCGCCTCACGCGGGCGCTCGCCGACGACCCGCCGTGGGAGCGCGACCAGCACCACACCGAGAGCAACATCGACATCCTCGCGGCCGACGTGATGGTCGCCCGCGGATTCTCCCTGTTGGCTCGGACCGAGGCGGCCGACAAGGCCGTCGAGACCGTTCAGTCGTTCGGCCACGACGAGACCGACGGCCAGCAGGGCCGGACGGTCCCGGCGCGCGCGCTGGAGACCGACGTTTTCGAACTCGCGGTGGTCGCGGGAACCACCGCGTTCGGCGCTAATCCCTCCGACGCGCTGGTGGCCTACGCCGGGAATCTCGCCGAGTCGCTCGACGGCGACCGTCCGGAGGCCCCCGACTCGGTTCCCGAGGCAGTCGAACAGGCGGTCACCGATGCGCCGAACCCCCAGCGGTTCGGCTCGGCCGACGACCCTCAACCGTCGGCGACCGACCCGTGA
- a CDS encoding substrate-binding domain-containing protein, producing the protein MRRRTLLLSGCAVAGGALGVRITGSDFRTQSDATGATPTDSGPASALVAGSLQTVAGEVDGATTEAHGSLAAAELVRSGARDPDALALAAPELVSEFAGWHAVFASNALTVVYDPDSEFADAIRDDWRTALARDDIAVGRTDPARDPLGYRTLLALDLAGREGAPAADIRANADVFPETQLLRTLEAGGLDAAFAYRNMAVAHDLPRVDLPARLDLSDPDFAERYRTAEVTVAGETIRGDLIRYGAAYLTDRGKPFYHNLVEDAERLRESGFAVPETYPVVSGRDESSGARGRDE; encoded by the coding sequence GTGAGACGACGAACCCTCCTGCTCTCGGGGTGCGCAGTCGCTGGCGGCGCGCTCGGAGTCCGCATCACAGGGTCGGACTTCCGAACCCAGAGCGACGCGACTGGAGCAACGCCGACGGACTCCGGCCCGGCGAGCGCGCTGGTCGCCGGAAGCCTCCAGACCGTCGCGGGCGAGGTGGACGGAGCGACGACCGAGGCCCACGGGAGTCTGGCGGCGGCCGAACTGGTCCGGTCGGGGGCGCGCGACCCCGACGCGCTCGCGCTCGCGGCCCCCGAACTCGTCTCGGAGTTCGCGGGGTGGCACGCCGTCTTCGCAAGCAACGCGCTGACGGTGGTTTACGATCCCGACTCGGAGTTCGCCGACGCGATTCGGGACGACTGGCGGACCGCGCTCGCGCGCGACGACATCGCGGTCGGGCGGACCGACCCCGCCCGCGACCCGCTGGGCTATCGGACCCTACTCGCGCTCGACCTCGCGGGCCGAGAGGGCGCGCCCGCCGCGGACATCCGGGCGAACGCCGACGTGTTCCCCGAGACCCAACTCCTCCGGACGCTGGAGGCTGGCGGTCTCGACGCGGCGTTCGCCTACCGGAACATGGCGGTCGCCCACGACCTGCCGCGGGTGGACCTCCCCGCGAGACTCGACCTCTCGGACCCCGACTTCGCGGAGCGCTATCGGACCGCCGAGGTGACCGTCGCGGGCGAGACGATTCGGGGCGACCTCATCCGGTACGGCGCGGCGTATCTGACCGACCGGGGCAAACCGTTCTACCACAATTTAGTCGAGGACGCCGAACGCCTTCGAGAAAGCGGGTTCGCCGTGCCCGAGACGTATCCGGTCGTCAGCGGGCGAGACGAATCGTCGGGCGCACGCGGACGGGACGAGTAG
- a CDS encoding metal-dependent hydrolase — translation MVDVSGHLGMALIWLAPAWFVIDRRKTAATFVGVGFWFGMMPDVDLVLSNWLPTVKHHGVFHTVFTVTILAAVVGPLVGWVLKTTLDDSEWFSDAAEANAYSLGFVMVFVSGVAHVFADMLSAPDIAEAVEPLWPLYRQSFGIDVIWYNNPWFNWGLLAVGVLLNVGLYYWRKPSAESGVSTTS, via the coding sequence ATGGTAGACGTGTCCGGACACCTCGGTATGGCGCTCATCTGGCTCGCACCCGCGTGGTTCGTCATCGACCGCCGGAAGACCGCCGCGACGTTCGTCGGGGTCGGCTTCTGGTTCGGAATGATGCCCGACGTGGACCTCGTTCTCTCGAACTGGCTCCCGACGGTGAAACACCACGGCGTCTTCCACACCGTGTTCACGGTCACCATCCTCGCGGCCGTCGTCGGCCCGCTGGTCGGCTGGGTGCTGAAGACGACGCTGGACGACTCCGAGTGGTTCTCGGACGCCGCGGAAGCGAACGCCTACTCGCTCGGGTTCGTGATGGTGTTCGTTTCCGGCGTCGCGCACGTCTTCGCCGACATGCTTTCGGCCCCGGATATCGCGGAGGCGGTCGAACCGCTCTGGCCGCTCTACCGCCAGTCGTTCGGCATCGACGTGATTTGGTACAACAACCCGTGGTTCAACTGGGGCCTGCTCGCCGTCGGCGTCCTGCTCAACGTCGGTCTCTACTACTGGCGGAAGCCGAGTGCGGAGAGTGGCGTCTCGACGACTTCGTAG
- a CDS encoding halocyanin domain-containing protein, with amino-acid sequence MNRDTLDRRTMLKTMAAGAATMTIAGCSSGGSGDSSDGDSEGENSDGDGDSGGDSSGSNSMSFDGWFDNVSNYDSVSDKTGSSEVTVKVGAEGNNGNFAFGPAAVKVSTGTTVVWEWTGKGAVHNVVADNGDFESKQTQEEGFTFKQTFDSAGTYKYYCTPHKAMGMKGAIVVE; translated from the coding sequence ATGAACCGAGACACCCTTGACCGACGGACGATGTTGAAGACGATGGCCGCTGGCGCGGCGACTATGACTATTGCTGGCTGTTCGAGCGGCGGTTCGGGAGACAGTAGCGACGGCGATTCCGAGGGCGAGAATTCGGACGGCGACGGCGACTCCGGAGGCGACAGTTCCGGAAGCAACTCGATGAGCTTCGACGGCTGGTTCGACAACGTATCGAACTACGACAGCGTTAGCGACAAGACCGGAAGCTCCGAGGTAACCGTCAAGGTCGGCGCTGAAGGCAACAACGGGAACTTCGCGTTCGGTCCCGCCGCGGTCAAAGTCTCGACGGGGACGACGGTGGTCTGGGAGTGGACCGGCAAAGGTGCCGTCCACAACGTTGTCGCCGACAACGGCGACTTCGAGAGCAAGCAGACCCAAGAGGAAGGGTTCACGTTCAAGCAGACGTTCGACAGCGCGGGCACGTACAAATACTACTGCACGCCCCACAAGGCGATGGGCATGAAGGGCGCAATCGTCGTAGAGTAA
- a CDS encoding helix-turn-helix domain-containing protein yields MPTAKLHITLPEDVWISEVSMAHPEAEFRVLAAFPAEETGVGLLEISAEDLPAVVTAMEDREDITRLDLQQASDDSALVEFETTAPLLLFSVQESGLPLELPFTIAGGQAEVELTASRDRLSSFTTQLQAFGMEFDVEYVREMVNSESLLTQRQRELLSAAVNEGYYDTPRECSLTELAEVAGVAKSTASETLHRVEEKIVKEYVGGKRDSSV; encoded by the coding sequence ATGCCAACCGCGAAGCTACACATCACGCTCCCCGAAGACGTGTGGATTTCGGAGGTTTCGATGGCCCACCCCGAGGCCGAGTTCCGCGTCCTCGCGGCCTTCCCCGCCGAGGAGACCGGCGTCGGCCTGCTCGAAATCTCGGCCGAAGACCTCCCGGCGGTCGTGACCGCGATGGAAGACCGCGAGGACATCACCCGACTCGACCTCCAGCAAGCCTCCGACGACTCGGCCCTCGTGGAGTTCGAGACGACCGCGCCGCTGTTGCTGTTCTCGGTGCAGGAGTCTGGTCTCCCGCTGGAACTTCCGTTCACCATCGCGGGCGGGCAGGCCGAGGTCGAACTCACCGCCTCGCGCGACCGGTTGTCGTCGTTCACCACGCAACTCCAAGCCTTCGGGATGGAGTTCGACGTGGAGTACGTCCGCGAGATGGTCAACTCCGAGAGTCTGTTGACCCAGCGCCAGCGCGAACTCCTCTCTGCCGCCGTCAACGAAGGCTACTACGACACCCCGCGGGAGTGTTCGCTGACCGAACTGGCAGAGGTGGCGGGCGTGGCGAAATCGACCGCGAGCGAGACGCTACACAGAGTCGAGGAGAAAATCGTCAAGGAGTACGTCGGGGGTAAACGAGACTCCTCCGTCTGA
- a CDS encoding DUF7511 domain-containing protein → MSNVAFPDPDDYSLPTEESPSDRHFGLRAVVEEHDERPDECTLFPPAADDEVLVTEWITAEEGSYIDCDEMR, encoded by the coding sequence ATGTCCAACGTCGCTTTCCCCGACCCTGACGACTACTCGCTGCCGACCGAGGAATCGCCCTCCGACCGTCACTTCGGTCTCCGGGCGGTCGTGGAGGAACACGACGAGCGACCCGACGAATGCACCCTTTTCCCGCCAGCGGCCGACGACGAGGTGCTCGTGACCGAGTGGATAACCGCTGAAGAAGGGTCGTACATCGACTGCGACGAGATGCGGTAA
- a CDS encoding universal stress protein yields MYDTLLLPTDGSEAMETVVEHARDIAERRGADVHVLYVVDDRAFLTLDDDRIPDVTDQLRAEGERATDDIASAFDAAESSVSTEIREGNPSDEILASVEERDADLVVMGTHGSDPTRNMLGSVSQKVVTLSSVPVLTVDIADADADSSAIDTAIDASSDN; encoded by the coding sequence ATGTACGATACGCTGTTGCTTCCGACCGACGGGAGCGAAGCAATGGAGACGGTGGTCGAACACGCCCGCGACATCGCCGAGCGTCGCGGCGCGGACGTTCACGTCCTCTACGTCGTGGACGACCGAGCGTTCCTGACGCTCGACGACGACCGGATTCCCGACGTGACCGACCAACTCCGGGCGGAGGGCGAGCGCGCGACCGACGACATCGCGTCCGCGTTCGACGCCGCGGAGTCGTCAGTTTCGACCGAGATTCGGGAGGGCAACCCCTCCGACGAGATTCTGGCGTCGGTCGAGGAGCGCGACGCCGACCTCGTGGTCATGGGCACGCACGGGTCGGACCCGACGCGAAACATGCTCGGTAGCGTCTCTCAGAAGGTCGTTACGCTCTCGTCGGTGCCCGTGTTGACCGTCGATATCGCCGACGCTGACGCCGACTCGTCGGCCATCGACACCGCGATAGACGCCAGTTCCGACAACTGA
- a CDS encoding universal stress protein, with product MSILVPFDGSDLAVAALVRATTLGDAFDETVVAVTIIPERDAEYARDHDWLGPNEEFDMGEIVAQLHEQVADVAPEADFHHEVVGRYASAGRIAKKLRRTAKSADASLVAIGSDNAGHMVSSIHSVGSSVASDEAFDVLIVRSSLPPDASPTDSPGW from the coding sequence ATGAGCATACTTGTTCCCTTCGACGGGTCGGACCTCGCAGTTGCCGCGCTCGTGCGCGCGACGACGCTCGGTGACGCCTTCGACGAGACCGTCGTCGCAGTCACCATCATCCCGGAGAGAGACGCCGAGTACGCCCGCGACCACGACTGGCTCGGCCCGAACGAAGAGTTCGACATGGGCGAGATAGTGGCTCAACTCCACGAGCAAGTCGCCGACGTCGCGCCCGAAGCCGACTTTCACCACGAAGTCGTCGGCCGGTACGCCTCCGCGGGCCGCATCGCCAAGAAACTCCGACGGACCGCCAAGAGCGCCGACGCTTCGCTGGTGGCCATCGGGAGCGACAACGCCGGGCACATGGTCTCGTCCATCCACAGCGTCGGCAGTTCCGTCGCGTCCGACGAGGCGTTCGACGTACTCATCGTCCGGAGTTCGCTCCCGCCCGACGCCTCGCCCACCGACTCACCGGGGTGGTAG
- a CDS encoding DoxX family protein yields the protein MATDTSNFRTEANVFESDLGGVTVRGRAHSLSAWFVLALRLMIGYAFLDSGWTKITAAEPFSAAGYLTNVTAASPLSGLFHWMGQTAWFVEFVNVAVPWGEFLIGVALLVGALTRLAAFFGAFMMLLFYFGNWDVAHGVVNGDLAYMMVFLAVAAFGAGRLLGLDALIEKYDAGGEWLVEKYPKLRYVLG from the coding sequence ATGGCCACCGACACGTCCAACTTCCGAACCGAAGCGAACGTCTTCGAGAGCGACCTCGGGGGCGTCACCGTCCGAGGGAGAGCACATAGCCTGAGCGCGTGGTTCGTCCTCGCGCTCCGCCTGATGATCGGCTACGCCTTCTTGGACTCGGGATGGACCAAGATTACGGCCGCCGAACCGTTCAGCGCGGCGGGCTACCTCACCAACGTCACGGCCGCCAGTCCCCTGTCGGGCCTGTTCCACTGGATGGGCCAGACCGCGTGGTTCGTGGAGTTCGTCAACGTCGCGGTTCCGTGGGGCGAGTTCCTCATCGGCGTCGCCCTGCTCGTGGGTGCGCTAACGCGCCTCGCGGCGTTCTTCGGCGCGTTCATGATGTTGCTGTTCTACTTCGGCAACTGGGACGTTGCCCACGGCGTCGTGAACGGCGACCTCGCGTACATGATGGTGTTCCTCGCGGTGGCGGCGTTCGGCGCGGGCCGCCTCCTCGGACTGGACGCGCTCATCGAGAAGTACGACGCTGGCGGCGAGTGGCTGGTCGAAAAGTACCCGAAACTTCGGTACGTCCTCGGGTGA
- a CDS encoding creatininase family protein: MTVQPSDSDESSVRLAERTWTEIERELEDGTRTAVVAVGSVEQHGPHLPVVMDALTGDELAERIADELGDALAAPTIRPGCSGHHMEFPGTITIPPETLMDLIRGYCRSLDEHGFEHVVLVPTHGGNFAPVNTVAPELGRELDANVVALADLPELMELQNEGLRDAGVEYEQPVVHAGAVETAIVLAVAEELVRTDELEAGHEGEISTARLLSEGFASITENGVLGDPREGTAEAGEAILERIANAYVERIERERAAV; this comes from the coding sequence ATGACAGTACAACCTTCTGACAGCGACGAGTCGTCGGTACGGTTGGCGGAACGGACGTGGACGGAAATCGAGCGCGAACTCGAAGACGGGACGCGAACCGCGGTGGTAGCCGTCGGGTCGGTTGAGCAACACGGACCGCACCTCCCCGTGGTGATGGACGCGCTCACTGGCGACGAACTCGCCGAGCGAATCGCCGACGAACTCGGTGACGCGCTGGCCGCACCGACGATTCGGCCCGGCTGTTCGGGCCACCACATGGAGTTTCCCGGCACCATCACGATTCCGCCCGAGACCCTGATGGACCTGATTCGGGGGTACTGCCGGTCGCTGGACGAACACGGCTTCGAACACGTCGTCCTCGTCCCCACCCACGGCGGCAACTTCGCGCCGGTCAACACCGTCGCGCCGGAACTCGGCCGGGAACTCGACGCGAACGTCGTCGCGCTCGCGGACCTTCCCGAACTCATGGAGTTACAAAACGAGGGACTTCGGGACGCGGGCGTCGAGTACGAGCAACCGGTCGTTCACGCCGGAGCGGTCGAGACGGCCATCGTGCTGGCCGTCGCAGAGGAACTGGTCCGGACCGACGAACTCGAAGCGGGCCACGAGGGAGAGATTTCGACGGCCCGACTCCTCAGCGAGGGGTTCGCGTCCATCACGGAGAACGGCGTCCTCGGCGACCCGCGAGAGGGGACCGCCGAGGCCGGGGAGGCGATTTTAGAGCGGATAGCGAACGCCTACGTCGAGCGAATCGAGCGCGAGCGAGCGGCGGTCTGA
- a CDS encoding DUF7521 family protein has protein sequence MVHITSTVVALKTITLVLGGLITYFAFKAYRRTGSPPLRALALGFGAVTLGSLLAGVVDRLLDTAGTSALAVESALTAVGFAIILYSLYAE, from the coding sequence ATGGTTCACATCACCTCAACCGTCGTCGCGCTCAAGACGATCACGCTCGTCCTCGGCGGTCTCATCACCTACTTCGCGTTCAAGGCGTACCGACGGACGGGGTCGCCACCGCTCAGGGCGCTGGCGTTGGGGTTCGGAGCGGTCACGCTCGGGTCGCTCCTTGCGGGCGTCGTGGACCGCCTGCTGGACACCGCCGGAACGTCGGCGCTCGCCGTCGAGAGCGCGCTCACCGCGGTCGGGTTCGCCATCATCCTCTACTCGCTGTACGCCGAGTGA
- a CDS encoding winged helix-turn-helix domain-containing protein, with amino-acid sequence MVREPFGDSDLPELQPVLDALDDPECRRIVRQLDEPMTASEISSQCDIPTSTTYRKLERLTDASILTEKTAIRNDGHHTSEYTVAFEEVSVFLDDQRQFEVSITRPTQSAEEQLAGLWAEVRKET; translated from the coding sequence ATGGTCCGCGAACCTTTTGGAGACAGCGATTTACCGGAACTTCAACCGGTCCTCGACGCCTTGGACGACCCGGAATGCCGTCGGATCGTCCGCCAACTCGACGAACCCATGACCGCCAGCGAGATCTCCTCTCAGTGTGACATTCCGACTTCGACTACGTATCGCAAGCTAGAACGTCTCACCGACGCCTCGATTCTCACCGAGAAGACCGCCATCCGGAACGACGGCCACCACACCTCGGAGTACACCGTGGCGTTCGAAGAGGTATCGGTGTTTCTGGACGACCAGCGCCAGTTCGAGGTGTCGATTACCCGGCCGACCCAGTCGGCCGAAGAACAGCTCGCGGGCCTCTGGGCCGAGGTCCGCAAGGAGACCTGA
- a CDS encoding potassium channel family protein: MQFVIVGSGRVGLRTARILQEEGHGVTLVENDAEKAEHARKEGFLVVEGDGASEEILEQTDLGTADAVGGLTGDLNVNFAACMIGKHHGCRTVLRIDEDYREDIYHKFADDVDEVVYPERLGAAGAKTALLGGNFSVIADLTAELQLMTVVISDDSPVVGKRVSAVELPEDARIYAHGRARERMTIPLPNATVEGGDQLALIADQTVLSAVREQLQGEAAD, from the coding sequence ATGCAGTTTGTTATCGTTGGTTCAGGACGGGTCGGACTGCGAACCGCCCGCATCCTTCAGGAGGAGGGCCACGGGGTTACGCTCGTGGAGAACGACGCCGAAAAGGCCGAACACGCCCGAAAAGAGGGTTTTCTGGTCGTCGAAGGGGACGGAGCCAGCGAGGAGATTCTCGAACAGACCGACCTCGGTACTGCCGACGCCGTCGGCGGTCTGACCGGCGACCTCAACGTCAACTTCGCGGCGTGCATGATCGGCAAACACCACGGCTGTCGGACGGTCTTGCGAATCGACGAGGACTACCGCGAGGACATCTACCACAAGTTCGCCGACGACGTGGACGAGGTGGTCTACCCCGAACGCCTCGGCGCGGCCGGAGCCAAGACCGCACTGCTCGGGGGCAACTTCAGCGTCATCGCCGACCTGACGGCAGAGCTACAACTAATGACCGTCGTCATCTCCGACGACTCGCCGGTCGTCGGCAAGCGGGTCAGCGCGGTGGAACTCCCCGAGGACGCGCGCATCTACGCCCACGGCAGAGCGCGCGAGCGCATGACGATTCCGCTCCCGAACGCCACCGTCGAGGGCGGCGACCAACTCGCGCTCATCGCCGACCAGACCGTGCTGTCGGCGGTCCGCGAGCAGTTACAGGGCGAAGCGGCCGACTGA
- a CDS encoding dihydrodipicolinate synthase family protein, producing the protein MHGTGVPLITPFDADGNLDERRLREVVRWVEDGGVDFIVPCGSNSEAELMSVEERARAVELVTDETELPVLAGTGHPGLSETLRQTDLAAEAGADAALVVTPFYYDHDDEALETYYREVADESPIPVYLYSVPAYTDVTLDPAVVGRLAAHDNVAGMKDSSGDVETFQRERRLTADEEFDLFVGSGSVYAHALASGGDGGILGLANVAPERASEIFKLHQAGEDATARQLNAELVELNRAVTSRFGVPGAKAAMAERGVDAGYPRKPHREVGDDVRKEIVSLVDEMTP; encoded by the coding sequence ATGCACGGAACCGGCGTACCGCTGATTACGCCTTTCGACGCGGACGGAAACCTTGACGAACGGCGACTCCGCGAAGTCGTCCGGTGGGTCGAGGACGGCGGTGTAGACTTCATCGTCCCCTGCGGGTCGAACAGCGAGGCCGAACTGATGAGCGTCGAGGAGCGCGCTCGCGCGGTCGAACTGGTCACCGATGAGACTGAGCTGCCCGTCCTCGCGGGCACCGGCCACCCCGGTCTGAGCGAGACGCTCCGCCAGACCGACCTCGCTGCGGAGGCCGGTGCGGACGCCGCGCTGGTCGTGACGCCGTTTTACTACGACCACGACGACGAGGCGCTGGAGACCTACTACCGCGAGGTGGCCGACGAGAGTCCGATTCCGGTCTACCTCTACAGCGTGCCAGCCTACACCGACGTGACGCTCGACCCCGCCGTCGTCGGGCGACTCGCGGCCCACGACAACGTCGCCGGAATGAAAGATTCGAGCGGCGACGTAGAGACGTTCCAACGCGAGCGCAGACTGACCGCCGACGAGGAGTTCGACCTGTTCGTCGGGAGCGGAAGCGTCTACGCCCACGCGCTCGCGTCGGGCGGCGACGGCGGCATCCTCGGACTGGCGAACGTCGCGCCCGAGCGCGCCAGCGAGATTTTCAAACTCCATCAGGCGGGCGAGGACGCTACTGCCCGGCAACTCAACGCCGAACTGGTCGAACTCAACCGCGCGGTGACCTCGCGGTTTGGCGTGCCGGGCGCGAAGGCCGCGATGGCCGAGCGCGGCGTCGATGCGGGGTATCCGCGCAAGCCCCACCGAGAGGTCGGCGACGACGTGCGCAAGGAAATTGTGTCCCTCGTGGACGAGATGACGCCGTAG
- a CDS encoding carboxylate--amine ligase, which yields MPSFDTNAPSVLVPTGVAPYSYPCLRSLSRRGVRTIAASEHDRVPVFASRFCDETPRLPSPDHDLLAYKDALLGLAAREDVQCVIPIREYDAYLLSRYREEFAERAAVEVPPMDALERVHDRVKLAETAEAAGVPVPETRSLDDVDDWTGDHIIKSRYNLLADRYVDTHAPDDCEEVNHVTHVRPDEEPDRDELVAEMNHVPIVQEFVPSSDEYMFAALYDEGDPVATFQHRQIRGNSYTGGGGVYRESMYDPDLEAVARDLLGALDWHGLACIEYMEHEETGEYYLTEINPRMWQSLPSTVRAGADFPLYYWLQSQGRQADIDPDYELGVGSHLLYGELGYLTSVLNDESPYVERPGLGETAWEIGESVVRQPRFDFLRLDDPRPFVSGVLQTLSKGE from the coding sequence ATGCCCTCATTTGACACCAACGCGCCCTCGGTCCTCGTACCCACGGGCGTCGCGCCGTACAGTTACCCATGCCTGCGGTCGCTGAGTCGGCGCGGCGTCCGCACCATCGCGGCCTCGGAACACGACCGCGTTCCGGTGTTCGCCTCGCGGTTCTGCGACGAGACGCCCCGGCTCCCCTCGCCAGACCACGACCTGCTGGCGTACAAGGACGCGCTCCTCGGTCTCGCCGCGCGCGAGGACGTGCAGTGCGTGATTCCGATTCGGGAGTACGACGCCTATCTCCTGTCGCGCTACCGCGAGGAGTTCGCCGAGCGCGCGGCCGTCGAAGTCCCGCCGATGGACGCGCTGGAGCGCGTTCACGACCGCGTGAAACTCGCCGAGACCGCCGAGGCCGCGGGCGTCCCGGTGCCCGAAACTCGGTCGCTCGACGACGTGGACGATTGGACCGGCGACCACATCATCAAATCGCGGTACAACCTGCTCGCCGACCGCTACGTCGATACCCACGCGCCCGACGACTGCGAGGAGGTCAACCACGTCACGCACGTCCGGCCGGACGAGGAACCCGACCGCGACGAGTTGGTCGCCGAGATGAACCACGTCCCCATCGTGCAGGAGTTCGTCCCCTCCAGCGACGAGTACATGTTCGCGGCCCTCTACGACGAGGGCGATCCGGTCGCCACGTTCCAGCACCGCCAGATTCGGGGCAACTCCTACACCGGCGGCGGCGGCGTGTACCGGGAATCGATGTACGACCCGGACCTCGAAGCAGTCGCCCGCGACCTGCTCGGCGCACTCGACTGGCACGGATTGGCCTGCATCGAGTACATGGAACACGAGGAGACTGGCGAGTATTACCTGACCGAAATCAACCCCCGAATGTGGCAGTCGCTCCCCTCGACAGTCCGGGCGGGCGCGGACTTCCCGCTGTACTACTGGCTTCAGTCGCAAGGCCGCCAAGCCGACATCGACCCCGACTACGAACTCGGCGTCGGGAGTCACCTGCTCTACGGCGAACTCGGCTACCTCACCAGCGTCCTCAACGACGAGTCGCCGTACGTCGAGCGACCCGGACTCGGCGAGACTGCGTGGGAAATCGGCGAGTCGGTGGTTCGACAGCCACGGTTCGACTTTCTGCGGTTGGACGACCCGCGGCCCTTCGTCAGCGGCGTCTTGCAGACGCTCTCAAAGGGGGAGTGA